In Sander lucioperca isolate FBNREF2018 chromosome 21, SLUC_FBN_1.2, whole genome shotgun sequence, the following proteins share a genomic window:
- the cyth1a gene encoding cytohesin-1a isoform X1 → MGSVSELCVSSLQTFLCPAVKPLHQAPVPDDLTPEEQQELENIRRRKQELQEDIQRLKDEIAEVTSEIENLGSTEERKNMQRNKQVAMGRKKFNMDPKKGIQFLIENDLLKNTSDDIAQFLYKGEGLNKTAIGDYLGERDDFNIQVLHAFVELHEFTDLNLVQALRQFLWSFRLPGEAQKIDRMMEAFAQRYCQCNPGVFQSTDTCYILSFAIIMLNTSLHNPNVKDKPSVERFISMNRGINEGGDLPEDLLRNLYDSIKNEPFKIPEDDGNDLTHTFFNPDREGWLLKLGGRVKTWKRRWFILTDNCLYYFEYTTDKEPRGIIPLENLSIKEVEDKKPNCFELFIPDNKDQVIKACKTEADGRVVEGNHTFYRISAPTAEEKEEWMNSIKAAISRDPFYEMLAARKKKVSSMKRH, encoded by the exons TGCCGGACGACCTCACTccagaggagcagcaggagctgGAGAATATCCGCCGGCGCAAGCAGGAGCTGCAGGAGGACATTCAG CGGCTGAAGGATGAGATAGCAGAAGTGACAAGTGAGATCGAGAACCTGGGTTCCACTGAGGAGAG GAAAAATATGCAGAGGAATAAACAGGTGGCCATGGGCCGTAAGAAATTTAACATGGACCCCAAAAAG GGGATCCAGTTCCTAATTGAGAACGACTTGCTGAAGAATACTAGCGATGACATTGCTCAATTCCTCTACAAGGGCGAGGGCCTCAACAAAACAGCCATCGGAGATTACCTCGGAGAGAG AGATGACTTCAATATCCAAGTCCTCCATGCCTTTGTGGAGCTTCATGAGTTCACAGATCTTAACCTGGTTCAGGCCCTCAG ACAGTTCCTGTGGAGTTTTCGGCTACCAGGAGAAGCTCAGAAGATCGACCGCATGATGGAGGCCTTCGCTCAGCGCTACTGCCAATGCAACCCTGGTGTTTTTCAGTCCACAG acaCCTGTTACATCCTGTCATTTGCCATCATCATGCTAAACACCAGCCTCCACAACCCGAATGTGAAGGACAAGCCTTCTGTGGAACGATTCATCTCCATGAACAGAGGAATCAACGAGGGAGGAGACTTACCTGAGGACCTGCTCAGG AATCTGTATGACAGCATCAAGAATGAGCCTTTCAAAATCCCAGAGGATGACGGCAATGacctcacacacactttcttcaACCCAGACAGAGAGGGCTGGCTGCTAAAACTGG GGGGACGAGTTAAAACCTGGAAGAGGAGGTGGTTTATCCTCACGGACAACTGTCTGTACTACTTTGAGTACACCACA GACAAAGAGCCCAGAGGAATCATCCCATTGGAGAACCTGAGCATCAAGGAGGTGGAGGATAAGAAGCCT AACTGCTTTGAGCTTTTCATTCCTGACAACAAGGACCAGGTGATAAAAGCGTGCAAGACCGAGGCTGACGGACGCGTTGTGGAGGGCAACCACACCTTCTACCGTATCTCCGCCCCCACTGCTGAGGAAAAAGAGGAATGGATGAACAGCATcaa AGCTGCCATCAGCAGAGACCCCTTTTACGAGATGCTGGCAGCCAGGAAGAAGAAGGTGTCGTCCATGAAGAGGCACTAG
- the cyth1a gene encoding cytohesin-1a isoform X4, translating to MQRNKQVAMGRKKFNMDPKKGIQFLIENDLLKNTSDDIAQFLYKGEGLNKTAIGDYLGERDDFNIQVLHAFVELHEFTDLNLVQALRQFLWSFRLPGEAQKIDRMMEAFAQRYCQCNPGVFQSTDTCYILSFAIIMLNTSLHNPNVKDKPSVERFISMNRGINEGGDLPEDLLRNLYDSIKNEPFKIPEDDGNDLTHTFFNPDREGWLLKLGGGRVKTWKRRWFILTDNCLYYFEYTTDKEPRGIIPLENLSIKEVEDKKPNCFELFIPDNKDQVIKACKTEADGRVVEGNHTFYRISAPTAEEKEEWMNSIKAAISRDPFYEMLAARKKKVSSMKRH from the exons ATGCAGAGGAATAAACAGGTGGCCATGGGCCGTAAGAAATTTAACATGGACCCCAAAAAG GGGATCCAGTTCCTAATTGAGAACGACTTGCTGAAGAATACTAGCGATGACATTGCTCAATTCCTCTACAAGGGCGAGGGCCTCAACAAAACAGCCATCGGAGATTACCTCGGAGAGAG AGATGACTTCAATATCCAAGTCCTCCATGCCTTTGTGGAGCTTCATGAGTTCACAGATCTTAACCTGGTTCAGGCCCTCAG ACAGTTCCTGTGGAGTTTTCGGCTACCAGGAGAAGCTCAGAAGATCGACCGCATGATGGAGGCCTTCGCTCAGCGCTACTGCCAATGCAACCCTGGTGTTTTTCAGTCCACAG acaCCTGTTACATCCTGTCATTTGCCATCATCATGCTAAACACCAGCCTCCACAACCCGAATGTGAAGGACAAGCCTTCTGTGGAACGATTCATCTCCATGAACAGAGGAATCAACGAGGGAGGAGACTTACCTGAGGACCTGCTCAGG AATCTGTATGACAGCATCAAGAATGAGCCTTTCAAAATCCCAGAGGATGACGGCAATGacctcacacacactttcttcaACCCAGACAGAGAGGGCTGGCTGCTAAAACTGGG AGGGGGACGAGTTAAAACCTGGAAGAGGAGGTGGTTTATCCTCACGGACAACTGTCTGTACTACTTTGAGTACACCACA GACAAAGAGCCCAGAGGAATCATCCCATTGGAGAACCTGAGCATCAAGGAGGTGGAGGATAAGAAGCCT AACTGCTTTGAGCTTTTCATTCCTGACAACAAGGACCAGGTGATAAAAGCGTGCAAGACCGAGGCTGACGGACGCGTTGTGGAGGGCAACCACACCTTCTACCGTATCTCCGCCCCCACTGCTGAGGAAAAAGAGGAATGGATGAACAGCATcaa AGCTGCCATCAGCAGAGACCCCTTTTACGAGATGCTGGCAGCCAGGAAGAAGAAGGTGTCGTCCATGAAGAGGCACTAG
- the cyth1a gene encoding cytohesin-1a isoform X2 — protein sequence MVLKSEDGVVPDDLTPEEQQELENIRRRKQELQEDIQRLKDEIAEVTSEIENLGSTEERKNMQRNKQVAMGRKKFNMDPKKGIQFLIENDLLKNTSDDIAQFLYKGEGLNKTAIGDYLGERDDFNIQVLHAFVELHEFTDLNLVQALRQFLWSFRLPGEAQKIDRMMEAFAQRYCQCNPGVFQSTDTCYILSFAIIMLNTSLHNPNVKDKPSVERFISMNRGINEGGDLPEDLLRNLYDSIKNEPFKIPEDDGNDLTHTFFNPDREGWLLKLGGGRVKTWKRRWFILTDNCLYYFEYTTDKEPRGIIPLENLSIKEVEDKKPNCFELFIPDNKDQVIKACKTEADGRVVEGNHTFYRISAPTAEEKEEWMNSIKAAISRDPFYEMLAARKKKVSSMKRH from the exons TGCCGGACGACCTCACTccagaggagcagcaggagctgGAGAATATCCGCCGGCGCAAGCAGGAGCTGCAGGAGGACATTCAG CGGCTGAAGGATGAGATAGCAGAAGTGACAAGTGAGATCGAGAACCTGGGTTCCACTGAGGAGAG GAAAAATATGCAGAGGAATAAACAGGTGGCCATGGGCCGTAAGAAATTTAACATGGACCCCAAAAAG GGGATCCAGTTCCTAATTGAGAACGACTTGCTGAAGAATACTAGCGATGACATTGCTCAATTCCTCTACAAGGGCGAGGGCCTCAACAAAACAGCCATCGGAGATTACCTCGGAGAGAG AGATGACTTCAATATCCAAGTCCTCCATGCCTTTGTGGAGCTTCATGAGTTCACAGATCTTAACCTGGTTCAGGCCCTCAG ACAGTTCCTGTGGAGTTTTCGGCTACCAGGAGAAGCTCAGAAGATCGACCGCATGATGGAGGCCTTCGCTCAGCGCTACTGCCAATGCAACCCTGGTGTTTTTCAGTCCACAG acaCCTGTTACATCCTGTCATTTGCCATCATCATGCTAAACACCAGCCTCCACAACCCGAATGTGAAGGACAAGCCTTCTGTGGAACGATTCATCTCCATGAACAGAGGAATCAACGAGGGAGGAGACTTACCTGAGGACCTGCTCAGG AATCTGTATGACAGCATCAAGAATGAGCCTTTCAAAATCCCAGAGGATGACGGCAATGacctcacacacactttcttcaACCCAGACAGAGAGGGCTGGCTGCTAAAACTGGG AGGGGGACGAGTTAAAACCTGGAAGAGGAGGTGGTTTATCCTCACGGACAACTGTCTGTACTACTTTGAGTACACCACA GACAAAGAGCCCAGAGGAATCATCCCATTGGAGAACCTGAGCATCAAGGAGGTGGAGGATAAGAAGCCT AACTGCTTTGAGCTTTTCATTCCTGACAACAAGGACCAGGTGATAAAAGCGTGCAAGACCGAGGCTGACGGACGCGTTGTGGAGGGCAACCACACCTTCTACCGTATCTCCGCCCCCACTGCTGAGGAAAAAGAGGAATGGATGAACAGCATcaa AGCTGCCATCAGCAGAGACCCCTTTTACGAGATGCTGGCAGCCAGGAAGAAGAAGGTGTCGTCCATGAAGAGGCACTAG
- the socs3a gene encoding suppressor of cytokine signaling 3a — protein sequence MVTYSKFDSAMSSSVLDSSMLLPQRYKTFTSKTQYQMVLATLHKLQESGFYWGAITGKEANAMLANETTGTFLIRDSSDNRHLFALSVKTASGTKNLRIQCDTSSFYLQTDPKNIQSVPHFDCILKLVHFYMPQSKGNTRSGNTYYIYSGGEKIPLELIKPLPCILSTLQHLCRKTVNGHLDISSQRDQLPHPLKEFLQEYDAPI from the coding sequence ATGGTAACTTACAGCAAGTTTGACTCCGCAATGAGCAGCAGCGTCTTGGACTCCAGTATGCTGCTGCCTCAGCGTTACAAGACTTTCACCTCCAAAACGCAGTACCAGATGGTCCTTGCCACGCTACACAAGCTCCAGGAGAGTGGCTTCTACTGGGGCGCCATCACTGGGAAGGAGGCCAACGCCATGCTGGCAAACGAGACCACCGGCACGTTTCTCATCAGGGACAGCTCCGACAACCGACACTTGTTCGCCCTCAGCGTGAAGACGGCGTCAGGCACCAAGAACCTGCGTATCCAATGTGACACTTCCTCTTTTTACTTGCAAACAGACCCTAAGAATATTCAATCTGTTCCCCATTTTGACTGCATCCTCAAGCTGGTCCATTTCTACATGCCTCAGAGCAAAGGGAACACTCGCAGTGGGAATACCTACTACATTTACTCTGGAGGGGAGAAGATCCCTCTGGAGCTCATCAAACCTCTCCCCTGTATCTTATCCACCTTGCAGCACTTGTGCAGAAAAACAGTCAATGGACATTTGGACATTTCTTCTCAAAGAGACCAACTTCCTCATCCTCTGAAGGAGTTTCTCCAGGAGTATGACGCTCCTATCTAA
- the cyth1a gene encoding cytohesin-1a isoform X3 yields the protein MEGENHVPDDLTPEEQQELENIRRRKQELQEDIQRLKDEIAEVTSEIENLGSTEERKNMQRNKQVAMGRKKFNMDPKKGIQFLIENDLLKNTSDDIAQFLYKGEGLNKTAIGDYLGERDDFNIQVLHAFVELHEFTDLNLVQALRQFLWSFRLPGEAQKIDRMMEAFAQRYCQCNPGVFQSTDTCYILSFAIIMLNTSLHNPNVKDKPSVERFISMNRGINEGGDLPEDLLRNLYDSIKNEPFKIPEDDGNDLTHTFFNPDREGWLLKLGGGRVKTWKRRWFILTDNCLYYFEYTTDKEPRGIIPLENLSIKEVEDKKPNCFELFIPDNKDQVIKACKTEADGRVVEGNHTFYRISAPTAEEKEEWMNSIKAAISRDPFYEMLAARKKKVSSMKRH from the exons TGCCGGACGACCTCACTccagaggagcagcaggagctgGAGAATATCCGCCGGCGCAAGCAGGAGCTGCAGGAGGACATTCAG CGGCTGAAGGATGAGATAGCAGAAGTGACAAGTGAGATCGAGAACCTGGGTTCCACTGAGGAGAG GAAAAATATGCAGAGGAATAAACAGGTGGCCATGGGCCGTAAGAAATTTAACATGGACCCCAAAAAG GGGATCCAGTTCCTAATTGAGAACGACTTGCTGAAGAATACTAGCGATGACATTGCTCAATTCCTCTACAAGGGCGAGGGCCTCAACAAAACAGCCATCGGAGATTACCTCGGAGAGAG AGATGACTTCAATATCCAAGTCCTCCATGCCTTTGTGGAGCTTCATGAGTTCACAGATCTTAACCTGGTTCAGGCCCTCAG ACAGTTCCTGTGGAGTTTTCGGCTACCAGGAGAAGCTCAGAAGATCGACCGCATGATGGAGGCCTTCGCTCAGCGCTACTGCCAATGCAACCCTGGTGTTTTTCAGTCCACAG acaCCTGTTACATCCTGTCATTTGCCATCATCATGCTAAACACCAGCCTCCACAACCCGAATGTGAAGGACAAGCCTTCTGTGGAACGATTCATCTCCATGAACAGAGGAATCAACGAGGGAGGAGACTTACCTGAGGACCTGCTCAGG AATCTGTATGACAGCATCAAGAATGAGCCTTTCAAAATCCCAGAGGATGACGGCAATGacctcacacacactttcttcaACCCAGACAGAGAGGGCTGGCTGCTAAAACTGGG AGGGGGACGAGTTAAAACCTGGAAGAGGAGGTGGTTTATCCTCACGGACAACTGTCTGTACTACTTTGAGTACACCACA GACAAAGAGCCCAGAGGAATCATCCCATTGGAGAACCTGAGCATCAAGGAGGTGGAGGATAAGAAGCCT AACTGCTTTGAGCTTTTCATTCCTGACAACAAGGACCAGGTGATAAAAGCGTGCAAGACCGAGGCTGACGGACGCGTTGTGGAGGGCAACCACACCTTCTACCGTATCTCCGCCCCCACTGCTGAGGAAAAAGAGGAATGGATGAACAGCATcaa AGCTGCCATCAGCAGAGACCCCTTTTACGAGATGCTGGCAGCCAGGAAGAAGAAGGTGTCGTCCATGAAGAGGCACTAG